A genomic stretch from Bradyrhizobium sp. 195 includes:
- a CDS encoding DUF5691 domain-containing protein, translating into MSDVIKAETIYDAMGAVLTRWTMGSAAAPAAAFWRAELGDDPAEAELRLLALAGQFLGTAVTTEPAAALRVLPDIPALALPTVPATLRPLVRRILSAKKQVKVKTDLVHFLAARGWTTHPADWMPEAADDDAPDVYAKWRDWAAIAGSNSASRRQTDDRLTAENWDDYWPAARKAALIELRRRDPSVARGVLEARLAGENADIRWRLLSLLSERLSDDDLTFLETIAANDRAPRVKALATSLLARLGRGSAPGEDTTELAGFFAVKTKGLLRRSRVVQAEPLKTPAQSLRRKALFDGADLGSFAGALGLAPQELIAAWDWNADRAADAALVDLIVATGTDAQVTQAADAVNERDAPGLIISLAERLAPAERARHAEAALNARDIRFELAQLIAGTAARLRDPLSAPPGKALLAALQRDDAKPSDNAEDLHALGLIVSREGARGALERLAGAGLLQGDPRLDMLRLNAALDDKGAKP; encoded by the coding sequence ATGAGTGACGTGATCAAGGCCGAAACGATCTACGACGCAATGGGTGCGGTGCTCACCCGCTGGACCATGGGCTCGGCGGCCGCGCCCGCAGCCGCGTTCTGGCGCGCCGAGCTTGGCGACGATCCCGCCGAAGCCGAGTTGCGGCTGCTTGCACTTGCGGGCCAGTTTCTCGGCACTGCGGTGACAACGGAGCCGGCCGCGGCGCTTCGAGTCCTCCCCGACATTCCCGCGCTCGCGCTGCCGACGGTGCCCGCGACCCTGCGCCCGCTCGTGCGGCGCATCCTTTCCGCCAAGAAGCAGGTCAAGGTCAAGACCGATCTCGTCCACTTCCTCGCAGCACGTGGCTGGACGACGCATCCCGCCGATTGGATGCCCGAAGCCGCTGACGATGATGCGCCCGACGTCTACGCGAAGTGGCGCGACTGGGCGGCGATCGCAGGGTCCAACAGCGCGTCACGGCGGCAGACGGACGACCGCCTCACCGCTGAGAATTGGGACGATTACTGGCCGGCGGCGCGCAAAGCGGCGTTGATCGAGCTCAGGCGCCGCGATCCGTCCGTGGCGCGCGGGGTGCTGGAGGCAAGACTTGCGGGCGAGAACGCCGACATACGATGGCGCCTGTTGTCGCTGCTGTCGGAACGTCTCTCCGACGACGATCTCACCTTCCTCGAAACCATCGCGGCGAACGATCGCGCTCCCAGGGTCAAGGCGCTTGCGACCTCGCTGCTCGCTCGTCTCGGCCGTGGTTCTGCCCCCGGCGAAGACACAACAGAGCTCGCGGGATTTTTCGCGGTGAAGACCAAGGGGTTATTGCGCCGCTCGCGGGTCGTCCAGGCCGAACCACTCAAGACACCGGCGCAATCGCTGCGCCGAAAGGCGCTGTTCGATGGCGCCGACCTCGGCTCATTTGCCGGCGCGCTCGGCCTTGCGCCGCAGGAGCTGATTGCCGCGTGGGACTGGAACGCAGACCGGGCCGCCGATGCGGCGCTGGTCGATTTGATCGTGGCGACCGGAACCGATGCGCAGGTCACCCAAGCGGCAGACGCCGTCAACGAACGCGATGCGCCCGGTCTCATCATATCGTTGGCTGAACGGCTGGCGCCTGCCGAGCGTGCAAGGCACGCCGAGGCGGCCTTGAACGCACGCGACATCCGTTTCGAGCTGGCGCAGCTGATCGCGGGAACGGCGGCGCGACTTCGGGATCCGCTGTCCGCGCCGCCAGGCAAGGCGCTGCTTGCCGCACTCCAGCGCGACGATGCAAAGCCCTCCGACAATGCAGAAGACCTTCATGCGCTGGGCCTGATCGTCTCGCGCGAGGGAGCGCGCGGCGCGCTCGAACGTCTGGCCGGCGCGGGGCTGCTGCAAGGCGACCCGCGCCTCGACATGCTGCGGCTCAACGCCGCGTTGGACGACAAGGGAGCGAAACCATGA
- a CDS encoding SWIM zinc finger family protein translates to MAIDLKAVEQLATDQSSLKAAAGLAKLAKWSGVGASQDGALIWGECAGSGANPYRVMADLRDLGNKCTCPSRKFPCKHVLGLLWLNAEAVVPFVPADTPAWVSDWLGRRRGTSAAKPASSAPSTGEKDLRAARAGELEVAEDPKDVARREAQAAKRSEDTERAILDALDALEQWIGDQLRMGLAGFIDDATARCRRIAARLVDGKAAVLAGRIDELPSRLLALAAGDRPRGAVVELGKLVLLARAFRATPRDAEIRRAVAASETREVVLADPQALRVDARWEVLAEQVQTRRDGLVSQTTWLLNLAATGPRFAMLLDFFPASAGRRGSVFTPGERFQADLIFYPSQQPLRALLVRRDASGETPALEWPAPDTALSDALTRPLLAEPWAIETPLLLPQGRIARDDAGQTWWRSDDGKATLPVASEVDGLLCGTELTRAAAIWSGNRLTILAAQSPWGRIGSHE, encoded by the coding sequence GTGGCGATTGATCTGAAAGCGGTCGAGCAACTCGCGACCGATCAATCCTCGCTCAAGGCGGCGGCCGGCCTTGCCAAGCTCGCCAAATGGTCCGGCGTCGGCGCAAGCCAGGACGGCGCACTGATCTGGGGCGAATGCGCGGGCTCCGGCGCCAATCCCTATCGCGTGATGGCCGATTTGCGCGACCTCGGCAACAAATGCACCTGCCCCTCGCGCAAATTCCCCTGCAAGCATGTGCTCGGCCTGTTGTGGCTGAATGCGGAAGCGGTCGTGCCGTTCGTGCCAGCAGACACGCCGGCCTGGGTCAGCGATTGGCTGGGGCGCCGGCGGGGCACGTCGGCCGCAAAGCCTGCAAGCAGCGCGCCGTCCACGGGCGAGAAGGATTTACGTGCCGCACGCGCCGGCGAGCTTGAGGTCGCCGAGGATCCGAAGGATGTGGCGCGGCGCGAGGCCCAGGCGGCCAAGCGCAGCGAGGACACCGAACGCGCCATTCTCGACGCACTCGATGCGCTCGAGCAATGGATCGGCGATCAGCTGCGCATGGGGCTGGCGGGCTTCATCGACGATGCAACGGCGCGGTGCCGGCGGATCGCGGCGCGGCTGGTCGACGGCAAGGCCGCGGTGCTAGCCGGCCGGATCGACGAACTGCCGTCCCGCCTGCTCGCGCTGGCCGCGGGCGATCGGCCGCGCGGCGCCGTCGTCGAGCTCGGCAAGCTGGTCCTGCTCGCGCGCGCCTTCCGCGCCACGCCGCGCGACGCCGAGATCAGGCGCGCCGTCGCCGCATCGGAAACGCGTGAAGTTGTGCTCGCGGACCCGCAGGCGCTGCGGGTCGATGCGCGCTGGGAGGTGCTGGCCGAGCAGGTCCAAACACGCCGCGACGGACTGGTGTCGCAGACGACCTGGCTGCTCAATCTCGCCGCGACCGGTCCACGCTTTGCGATGCTGCTCGACTTCTTCCCGGCAAGCGCCGGGCGGCGCGGCTCGGTCTTCACGCCCGGCGAGAGATTCCAAGCCGACCTCATTTTCTATCCATCGCAGCAGCCGCTGCGGGCCTTGCTGGTGCGGCGCGATGCGAGCGGGGAGACCCCTGCCCTGGAATGGCCAGCTCCAGACACCGCACTCAGCGACGCACTGACGCGCCCCCTGCTCGCGGAGCCCTGGGCGATCGAGACCCCGCTGCTGCTGCCGCAGGGGCGGATCGCGCGCGACGATGCCGGGCAGACGTGGTGGCGATCAGACGATGGCAAGGCGACGCTGCCGGTCGCCTCCGAAGTTGACGGTCTGCTGTGCGGCACTGAGCTCACGCGCGCAGCCGCCATCTGGTCGGGCAACCGGCTCACGATCCTGGCCGCACAATCCCCTTGGGGGCGGATCGGCAGCCATGAGTGA
- a CDS encoding acetolactate synthase large subunit, protein MSGQERKVKGSDLFVAALENEGVDRIFGVPGEENLDVVESLRTSRIELVLTRHEQAAAFMAATHGRLTGKPGVCLSTLGPGALNLSTGAAYAHLGAMPMILITGQKPIMSSRQARFQIVDVVATMKPLTKLSRQIINASSIPTVVRDAFRVAMEERPGPVHLELPEDIAADEVPAVPVIPIHPIEIPVAHRAALDRAAEMILAAKRPLVMMGAATSRPRSTHGIASFVRRTGIPFFTTQMGKGTVPGGTNLYMGTAALSERDYVHDAIDAADLIVAIGHDPIEKPPFIMGPSGPKVIHVSYTSASVEQVYFPDAEVVGDVGPSLELLADRLEGKLPQAAALLPLREEILGHIADRATEARWPPTPQRIVHDIRQVIPENGIVALDNGMYKIWFARNYRTRVANTLLLDNALATMGAGLPSAMMAAMLYPDRRVLAVAGDGGFMMNSQEMETAVRLKLNLVVLVLEDNAYGMIRWKQAVDHFADYGMTFGNPDFVQYAKAYGAKGHRIESIDSFGTTLDAAFKEGGVHLVSIPIDYSENVRVLVDELRAHEKAKA, encoded by the coding sequence ATGAGCGGGCAGGAACGCAAGGTAAAAGGATCGGACCTGTTTGTCGCCGCGCTGGAGAATGAAGGTGTCGATCGCATCTTCGGCGTTCCCGGCGAGGAGAATCTCGATGTGGTGGAATCGCTGCGCACCTCCAGGATCGAGTTGGTCCTGACCCGCCACGAGCAGGCCGCCGCCTTCATGGCCGCAACGCATGGGCGGCTGACCGGCAAGCCCGGCGTTTGCCTGTCGACGCTTGGCCCCGGTGCCCTCAACCTGTCGACGGGCGCGGCCTATGCGCATCTCGGCGCGATGCCGATGATCCTGATCACCGGCCAAAAGCCGATCATGAGCAGCCGGCAGGCGCGCTTCCAGATCGTGGACGTGGTCGCGACCATGAAGCCGCTGACGAAACTGTCGCGGCAGATCATCAACGCCTCCAGCATTCCGACCGTGGTGCGCGACGCCTTTCGTGTCGCGATGGAAGAGCGGCCGGGGCCGGTGCATCTCGAGCTGCCCGAGGACATCGCCGCCGACGAGGTGCCCGCCGTTCCCGTGATCCCGATCCATCCGATCGAGATCCCGGTCGCCCATCGCGCCGCGCTCGACCGTGCGGCCGAGATGATTTTGGCCGCAAAGCGCCCACTGGTGATGATGGGCGCGGCAACCAGCCGGCCGCGCTCGACCCACGGCATCGCAAGCTTCGTGCGGCGCACCGGCATCCCCTTCTTCACGACGCAAATGGGCAAGGGCACCGTGCCCGGCGGCACCAATCTCTACATGGGCACCGCCGCGCTGTCCGAGCGCGACTATGTCCACGACGCCATCGACGCCGCCGACCTGATCGTCGCGATCGGTCATGACCCGATCGAGAAGCCGCCCTTCATCATGGGGCCATCAGGGCCGAAGGTGATTCACGTCAGCTACACCTCGGCCAGCGTCGAGCAGGTCTATTTTCCGGACGCCGAGGTTGTCGGCGATGTCGGCCCGAGCCTGGAGCTGCTCGCCGATCGGCTCGAAGGCAAGCTGCCGCAGGCTGCGGCGCTGCTGCCGTTACGCGAAGAAATCCTAGGGCATATCGCCGACCGCGCCACCGAGGCGCGCTGGCCGCCGACGCCGCAGCGCATCGTGCACGACATCAGGCAGGTGATCCCCGAGAACGGCATCGTTGCGCTCGACAACGGCATGTACAAGATCTGGTTCGCGCGCAACTACCGCACCCGCGTCGCCAACACGCTGCTGCTCGACAATGCGCTGGCGACCATGGGCGCCGGCCTGCCGTCGGCGATGATGGCCGCGATGCTTTATCCCGATCGCCGCGTGCTTGCGGTCGCCGGCGACGGCGGCTTCATGATGAACAGCCAGGAGATGGAGACCGCCGTCCGCCTCAAGCTCAACCTCGTCGTCCTGGTGCTCGAGGACAACGCCTACGGCATGATCCGCTGGAAGCAGGCCGTCGATCATTTTGCCGATTACGGCATGACTTTTGGCAACCCGGACTTTGTCCAGTACGCGAAGGCCTATGGAGCGAAGGGCCACCGGATCGAGAGCATCGACAGCTTTGGTACGACGCTCGACGCCGCTTTCAAGGAGGGCGGCGTGCATCTGGTTTCGATTCCGATCGACTATTCGGAGAACGTGCGCGTACTGGTCGACGAGCTGCGGGCGCATGAGAAGGCGAAGGCGTGA
- a CDS encoding ATP-binding protein, which yields MSEKLRLPAEESYAAELKALAAGDQPRPPGWALAPRQVVTYLLGGKATDGTVITPKYVGDRRLIETAVATLATDRALLLLGVPGTAKSWVSEHLAAGITGDSTLVIQCTAGTDENQVRYGWNYAQLLAHGPRREALVPTPLMRAMEGGKLCRFEELTRMGSDVQDTLITVLSEKMMPIPELNTAVYAQRGFNIIATANNRDKGVNELSSALKRRFNVVVLPLPDSAEEEVAIIVKRVGEMAQNLDLPAPKNVADEVARVVSIFRELRSGSTEDGKVALKSPSGGLSTAEAIAVMIGGISQATFFNDGKLTPETLASNMIGAVVKDPVQDTAVLGEYLETVLKKRRGFEGYYASLTDLI from the coding sequence ATGAGCGAAAAACTGCGTCTGCCCGCCGAGGAGAGTTATGCGGCGGAGTTGAAAGCGCTGGCGGCGGGCGATCAGCCTCGCCCGCCGGGCTGGGCGCTCGCGCCGCGGCAGGTCGTGACTTATCTCTTGGGCGGCAAGGCGACCGACGGCACGGTGATCACACCGAAATATGTCGGCGACCGACGGCTGATCGAGACCGCGGTTGCGACGCTTGCGACCGATCGCGCATTGTTGCTGCTCGGCGTGCCCGGCACAGCCAAATCCTGGGTCTCCGAGCATCTTGCCGCCGGCATCACCGGCGACTCCACGCTTGTGATCCAATGCACCGCGGGGACTGACGAGAACCAGGTCCGCTACGGCTGGAACTATGCCCAATTGCTCGCGCACGGACCGCGCCGCGAAGCCCTGGTTCCTACGCCGCTGATGCGCGCGATGGAGGGTGGCAAGCTCTGCCGCTTCGAGGAGCTGACGCGGATGGGCAGCGACGTGCAGGACACGCTGATCACCGTGCTGTCCGAAAAGATGATGCCGATCCCCGAGCTCAACACCGCCGTCTACGCCCAGCGCGGCTTCAACATCATCGCGACCGCCAACAACCGCGACAAGGGCGTCAACGAACTGTCCTCCGCGCTCAAGCGCCGCTTCAACGTCGTCGTGCTGCCCCTGCCCGACAGCGCCGAGGAGGAAGTGGCAATCATCGTCAAGCGCGTGGGCGAGATGGCGCAGAACCTCGACCTGCCGGCGCCGAAGAACGTCGCCGACGAGGTGGCGCGGGTGGTCTCGATCTTCCGCGAGTTGCGCTCGGGCTCGACCGAGGACGGCAAGGTCGCGTTGAAGTCGCCCTCGGGCGGGCTGTCGACGGCCGAAGCGATCGCGGTGATGATCGGCGGCATCAGCCAGGCGACCTTCTTCAACGACGGCAAGCTGACGCCGGAAACGCTCGCCAGCAACATGATCGGCGCGGTCGTGAAGGATCCGGTGCAGGACACGGCCGTGCTCGGCGAATATCTCGAGACCGTGCTGAAGAAGCGGCGCGGCTTCGAGGGCTATTATGCTTCGCTGACCGACTTGATCTGA
- a CDS encoding bifunctional helix-turn-helix transcriptional regulator/GNAT family N-acetyltransferase: protein MLDPVSRVRRFNRAVTSAVGALDTSFLGRGRPLGAARVLNAIGHGRSDVAEIRDYLGLDSGLMSRLLRSLEDEGLIETAAHEDDARRRVATLTRAGRREFAAYEALSNAQADGFLAQHSQREALLAAMDLIASTLTRERIALDEMDPRCEEARHCLGEYYAELGRRFKQGFDVSLSRDPDAKDMRRPRGTFIVAMSDTLPIGCVGLKGTDHGYAEIKRLWVAPAARGLRLGRRLMDATEDAARKLGITLLRLDTNSALPEAGQLYRTTGWREISRYNDDPYPDLFFEKRL, encoded by the coding sequence ATGCTCGATCCCGTCTCCCGCGTCCGCCGCTTCAATCGCGCCGTCACCTCTGCAGTCGGTGCACTCGATACCTCGTTCCTTGGACGCGGGCGGCCGCTGGGCGCGGCGCGGGTGCTCAATGCGATCGGACATGGGCGCTCGGACGTAGCGGAGATCCGCGATTACCTCGGACTCGATTCCGGGCTGATGAGCCGGCTGCTCCGCAGCCTCGAGGACGAAGGGCTGATCGAGACCGCCGCGCATGAGGACGATGCCCGCCGCCGGGTCGCAACGTTGACGCGTGCGGGGCGGCGCGAGTTCGCGGCCTATGAGGCGCTGTCCAATGCGCAGGCCGACGGCTTCCTCGCGCAACATTCACAACGCGAGGCGCTGCTGGCGGCGATGGACCTGATCGCCTCCACCCTTACGCGCGAGCGAATTGCGCTCGACGAGATGGATCCGCGATGCGAGGAAGCGCGTCACTGCCTCGGCGAGTACTATGCCGAGCTCGGCCGCCGCTTCAAGCAGGGCTTCGACGTCTCGCTGTCGCGCGACCCCGACGCCAAGGACATGCGCCGGCCGCGCGGCACCTTCATCGTTGCGATGTCGGACACGCTGCCGATCGGCTGCGTCGGCTTGAAGGGCACCGATCACGGCTACGCCGAGATCAAGCGTCTCTGGGTCGCACCCGCCGCGCGCGGATTGCGGCTCGGCCGGCGCCTGATGGACGCAACCGAGGATGCTGCGCGCAAGCTCGGCATCACGCTGCTGCGGCTCGATACCAACAGCGCCCTGCCCGAAGCCGGCCAACTCTACCGCACCACGGGTTGGCGCGAGATTTCGCGCTACAACGACGACCCCTACCCGGACCTGTTCTTTGAAAAGCGGCTGTGA
- a CDS encoding Lin0512 family protein: protein MTRVRCITEMGMGVDVHGRDATKAAKRAVSDAIRHSSLGFFRMIGKTANDMFVDVTIAVPNPEAVDKEAVAKELPYGTVTVTAVKGGLEIPSATEVANDPILIANAAVIVSFDKD from the coding sequence ATGACTCGCGTTCGCTGTATCACCGAGATGGGCATGGGCGTCGACGTCCACGGCAGGGACGCCACCAAGGCAGCGAAGCGGGCCGTGTCGGACGCCATCCGGCATTCGAGCCTCGGATTCTTCCGGATGATCGGCAAGACCGCCAACGACATGTTCGTCGATGTCACGATCGCGGTGCCTAATCCCGAAGCGGTGGACAAGGAAGCCGTCGCCAAGGAGCTGCCTTACGGCACGGTGACCGTGACGGCGGTCAAGGGTGGGCTGGAGATTCCCTCGGCCACGGAGGTGGCAAACGACCCCATCCTCATCGCCAACGCCGCCGTCATCGTCAGCTTCGACAAGGACTAG
- a CDS encoding DUF5682 family protein: MAGQVSLFGIRHHGPGSARRLVEALDALKPVAVLIEGPADASELLPMLADPDMVTPVALLTYAEDDPANASFFPFADYSPEYQAARWAARHGAMLRFIDLPASDRLGTSAADIAEEIAARADADPVSHDPIGALATAAGYDDGESWWSDVIEENPATGPIFAAVADAMTALRADEKSLSAREAAREAHMRIEIAKAAKECDGPVAVVCGAWHVPALTERRSLAADRELLKGRPKTKIKATWAPWTAPRLSRASGYGAGVVAPGWCAHVWDTRERDRAAEWLAKVTRVLRDRGHFVSTASVIEAQRLGTALAALRGRPAPGFAELREAAIACLCNGERAMWDDISAELLIGAGVGAIPASTPLAPLLEDLQRQQKATRLKPEALERPLTLDLRSESGLMRSTLLHRLNALDVPWGRLMDAGRSRGTFRENWQLRWEPEFAVRLVENLLYGSTISEAAGGRLIEAMGKEAELGPLASLVRNAMIADLSRATEFGIDALETKAALTSDGPSLLAALPPMADILRYGEARTGTVEHLAALMPRIVVQAALALPYAARNLDGPAAAKLRSALLAADAAIQLAQIETDIVASWRNALSALMDDVQATRLIAGTAARLLYEAELLTADHAADLLTRMLSPGTPVAEAAGFFEGFFEGAGQRLIHDATLRGAVDAWLMTLDGDAFTASLPLFRRVFTALDRTERRRLMDALFARGSDGAKGYRLIAGAGEIWPEHQARVLELLKSGAAR; the protein is encoded by the coding sequence ATGGCAGGCCAGGTCTCCCTCTTCGGCATCCGGCATCACGGCCCCGGCTCCGCCCGGCGGCTGGTGGAGGCGCTCGACGCGCTGAAGCCGGTCGCGGTGTTGATCGAGGGCCCGGCGGACGCATCCGAGCTGCTGCCGATGCTCGCCGACCCAGATATGGTGACGCCGGTGGCGCTGCTCACCTATGCCGAGGACGATCCGGCAAACGCCAGCTTCTTTCCCTTTGCCGACTATTCGCCGGAATACCAGGCCGCACGCTGGGCGGCGCGCCACGGCGCGATGTTGCGCTTCATCGACCTGCCGGCATCCGACCGGCTGGGCACCTCCGCCGCCGACATCGCGGAGGAAATTGCAGCGAGGGCCGACGCCGATCCGGTCAGCCACGATCCGATCGGCGCGCTCGCCACTGCCGCCGGCTATGACGATGGCGAATCCTGGTGGTCCGACGTCATCGAGGAGAATCCCGCAACGGGCCCGATCTTCGCGGCCGTCGCCGATGCGATGACGGCGCTGCGCGCGGACGAAAAATCGCTATCGGCCCGCGAGGCGGCGCGCGAAGCGCATATGCGGATCGAGATCGCGAAGGCGGCAAAGGAATGCGATGGCCCTGTCGCGGTCGTCTGCGGCGCCTGGCACGTGCCGGCGCTCACCGAGCGCCGCAGCCTTGCCGCCGATCGCGAATTGCTCAAGGGCCGGCCGAAGACGAAGATCAAGGCGACCTGGGCGCCGTGGACGGCGCCGCGCCTGTCGCGCGCCAGCGGCTATGGCGCAGGCGTGGTGGCTCCGGGATGGTGTGCACATGTCTGGGACACGCGCGAGCGTGATCGCGCCGCCGAGTGGCTCGCCAAGGTAACACGCGTGCTGCGCGATCGCGGCCACTTCGTATCGACCGCATCGGTGATCGAGGCCCAGCGCCTGGGCACGGCACTCGCGGCGTTGCGCGGCCGCCCCGCGCCGGGTTTCGCAGAGCTGCGCGAGGCGGCGATCGCCTGTCTGTGCAACGGCGAGCGCGCGATGTGGGACGACATTTCGGCCGAGCTCCTGATCGGCGCGGGTGTCGGCGCAATCCCGGCGTCGACACCGCTCGCGCCGCTGCTCGAAGATCTCCAGCGGCAGCAGAAAGCGACGCGGCTCAAGCCGGAGGCACTCGAGCGGCCGCTGACACTCGATCTGCGCAGCGAAAGCGGCTTGATGCGCTCGACGCTGCTGCATCGGCTGAACGCGCTCGATGTGCCCTGGGGACGGCTGATGGATGCCGGCCGCAGCCGCGGGACGTTTCGCGAGAATTGGCAGCTGCGCTGGGAGCCGGAATTCGCGGTCAGGCTCGTGGAAAATCTCCTGTACGGATCGACCATCTCGGAAGCCGCCGGCGGGCGCCTGATCGAAGCGATGGGCAAGGAAGCCGAGCTTGGTCCACTCGCGAGCCTGGTGCGCAACGCCATGATCGCCGACCTGTCTCGCGCCACCGAGTTCGGTATTGATGCGCTGGAAACCAAGGCGGCGCTGACGAGCGACGGTCCATCACTCCTGGCCGCACTGCCGCCGATGGCCGACATCCTGCGCTATGGCGAGGCCCGCACCGGCACGGTCGAGCATCTGGCGGCGCTGATGCCGCGCATCGTGGTGCAGGCGGCCCTCGCCCTGCCCTATGCTGCGCGCAATCTGGACGGGCCCGCGGCGGCCAAGCTGCGCAGTGCGCTCCTCGCAGCCGACGCCGCGATTCAGCTCGCTCAGATCGAGACCGATATCGTGGCGAGTTGGCGCAATGCGCTGAGCGCGCTGATGGACGACGTTCAGGCGACCCGGCTGATCGCCGGCACCGCGGCGCGGCTGCTCTACGAGGCCGAGCTTTTGACCGCCGATCATGCGGCGGACCTGCTGACACGGATGCTCTCGCCCGGCACGCCGGTCGCAGAAGCGGCCGGCTTCTTCGAAGGCTTTTTCGAGGGCGCCGGCCAGCGCCTGATCCACGATGCGACGCTGCGCGGCGCGGTCGACGCCTGGTTGATGACGCTGGACGGGGACGCCTTCACTGCCAGCCTGCCACTGTTCCGTCGCGTCTTCACGGCGCTGGACCGCACCGAGCGCCGGCGATTGATGGACGCGCTGTTCGCGCGGGGCAGCGATGGCGCGAAGGGCTACCGTCTGATTGCAGGCGCAGGAGAGATCTGGCCGGAGCATCAGGCCCGCGTGCTCGAGCTCCTCAAATCGGGAGCGGCGCGATGA
- a CDS encoding MmcQ/YjbR family DNA-binding protein — translation MLPKTFETRCLRLPAVTKVVQWEGTSVFKVGGKMFALGGGFAARSGGYMFKVSNMAYAMLIEHGLARPAPYLARAKWVQLVSNSALSDAELTIYLAHAHALIVAKLTRKTRKELGLVSLEAGA, via the coding sequence ATGCTACCCAAGACCTTCGAAACCCGCTGTCTGCGCCTGCCCGCCGTCACCAAGGTGGTGCAGTGGGAGGGCACGTCCGTGTTCAAGGTCGGCGGCAAGATGTTCGCGCTTGGCGGCGGCTTTGCTGCACGCTCCGGCGGCTACATGTTCAAGGTCTCCAACATGGCCTATGCCATGCTGATCGAGCACGGACTGGCGCGACCGGCGCCATATCTGGCACGCGCCAAATGGGTGCAGCTCGTCAGCAACAGCGCCCTGTCGGACGCCGAGCTCACCATCTATCTTGCGCACGCCCATGCGCTGATCGTGGCCAAGCTGACGCGGAAGACCCGCAAGGAACTTGGGCTCGTGTCGCTGGAGGCCGGCGCATAG
- a CDS encoding VWA domain-containing protein has product MSEADERSRRWTLALGVDAEGAESSPGLSASDRRMSEALTALYGDGDDAPKKGRGGLGGSAPRVAKWLGDIREFFPAPVVQVIQKDAFERKGLRQMLIEPEFLATVEADVSLIADLVALRGVMPEKTKDTARIVIVKVVAELMERLERRTADAVRGALNRSLRTNRPRFADIDWPRTIKANLRHYQPEHRTVVPERLIGFLRQQRRIVDLDEVILCVDQSGSMATSVVYASIFAAVMASLPVVATKLVCFDTAIVDLTEELADPVEVLFGVQLGGGTDINRAVAYCEERIERPARAHLILITDLYEGGNADELVDRLARLATRGINVIVLLALTDTGHPSYNPALSAKVANLGIPVFACTPDQFPDLMATALKREDVAGWAADQDIKLIRPET; this is encoded by the coding sequence ATGAGCGAGGCCGACGAACGCAGCCGCCGCTGGACGCTCGCCCTCGGCGTCGACGCCGAAGGCGCCGAAAGCAGCCCTGGCCTGTCCGCCAGCGACCGCCGCATGTCCGAGGCGCTGACGGCGCTCTATGGCGACGGCGACGACGCACCGAAGAAGGGCCGCGGCGGGCTCGGCGGCTCGGCGCCGCGCGTTGCAAAATGGCTGGGTGATATCAGGGAGTTCTTCCCCGCGCCGGTGGTGCAGGTGATCCAGAAGGACGCCTTCGAGCGCAAGGGCTTGCGCCAGATGCTGATCGAGCCCGAATTCCTTGCTACGGTCGAGGCGGATGTGAGCCTGATCGCCGACCTGGTCGCGCTCCGCGGCGTGATGCCGGAGAAGACCAAGGACACCGCGCGCATCGTGATCGTCAAGGTGGTGGCCGAGCTGATGGAGCGGCTCGAGCGGCGCACGGCGGATGCGGTCCGCGGCGCCCTGAACCGCTCGCTGCGCACCAACCGTCCGCGCTTTGCCGACATCGACTGGCCGCGCACCATCAAGGCCAATCTGCGCCATTACCAGCCGGAGCATCGCACCGTGGTGCCCGAACGGCTGATCGGATTCCTGCGCCAGCAGCGGCGCATTGTCGATCTCGACGAGGTGATCCTGTGCGTCGACCAGTCGGGGTCGATGGCGACCTCCGTCGTCTATGCCTCGATCTTCGCGGCGGTGATGGCCTCGCTGCCGGTGGTCGCGACCAAGCTCGTCTGTTTCGACACCGCGATCGTAGACCTGACCGAGGAGCTCGCCGATCCCGTTGAGGTGCTGTTCGGCGTCCAGCTTGGCGGCGGCACCGACATCAATCGCGCCGTCGCTTATTGCGAGGAGCGCATCGAACGGCCGGCGAGAGCGCATCTGATCCTGATCACCGACCTCTATGAGGGCGGCAATGCGGATGAGCTGGTCGACCGGCTGGCGCGGCTCGCAACGCGCGGGATCAACGTGATCGTGCTGCTGGCGCTGACAGACACCGGCCACCCCTCCTACAATCCCGCGCTGTCCGCCAAGGTCGCAAATCTGGGTATCCCCGTCTTCGCCTGCACGCCGGATCAATTCCCGGACCTGATGGCGACCGCGCTGAAGCGAGAAGACGTCGCCGGTTGGGCCGCCGACCAGGACATCAAGCTGATCCGGCCGGAGACGTAG